From a region of the Phragmites australis chromosome 21, lpPhrAust1.1, whole genome shotgun sequence genome:
- the LOC133903423 gene encoding NAC domain-containing protein 37-like isoform X3, with translation MLPPIHGPCERLAALDISIRDSWSDEELVRFLAGRKAEDPLPQDVLAGLDFSVVDPRGFTADIWYLNWSDDQQPYDSAENSIRKAKNGYWKPLDSSRIPTSTAIIGVKIVLEFYEGQAPCGKRTGWVMHEYQVEQNDDANLPQDYKSLCKVFQQCDKKINVESGQNSLNADAPNDSLESYLQYLSKIEEPKTVAANDQDIFSSEGQHEQKAQSAADDIDVHDVIATGDYIELNDLLNFSSKGQHEQKTQSAADDIAVHDVIATEDYIELNDLLISSSKGQHEQKTQRAEDDIDVHDAIATGDYIELNDLLSSEASASTSENSSKRSMISEEYFDSDAFLREILNGSNTTDEQDQDRKFSIAAPTKSANVVISPSEQGLVQIRDNNATVAGTSPQKPVPGGDRDQHSSKGFQEHGPSLSSCFPSSHVKRGRSSSSSSSQSSMSQRERSSSKFGKIGKKYCCFGSF, from the exons ATGTTGCCCCCAATTCACGGGCCTTGTGAGAGGCTGGCAGCGCTTGACATCAGTATCAGAGATTCCTGGAGTGATGAGGAACTTGTGAGATTCTTGGCGGGGAGGAAAGCCGAGGACCCCCTTCCGCAAGACGTACTTGCGGGTTTGGACTTTTCTGTTGTTGATCCACGGGGTTTCACTG CAGACATATGGTACTTGAACTGGTCAGATGATCAGCAGCCTTATGACAGTGCTGAAAACAGTATCAGAAAGGCAAAAAATGGATACTGGAAACCTTTGGATTCGTCCAGAATACCAACAAGTACAGCTATCATTGGTGTCAAAATTGTTTTAGAGTTTTATGAAGGTCAAGCACCATGTGGTAAGAGAACTGGGTGGGTGATGCATGAATATCAGGTAGAACAGAATGATGATGCTAATCTACCACAG GATTACAAGTCTTTGTGTAAAGTATTCCAGCAGTGTGACAAAAAGATAAATGTTGAAAGTGGACAAAATTCTCTGAATGCAGATGCTCCTAATGATAGCTTGGAATCTTACCTTCAATATCTTTCCAAAATAGAGGAGCCAAAG ACTGTAGCTGCAAACGACCAGGATATATTTTCTAGCGAAGGACAGCATGAGCAAAAAGCTCAGAGTGCTGCAGATGATATTGATGTTCATGATGTTATTGCTACTGGGGACTACATAGAGCTGAATGACCTACTAAACTTTTCTAGCAAAGGACAGCATGAGCAAAAAACTCAGAGTGCTGCAGATGATATTGCTGTTCATGATGTTATTGCTACTGAGGACTACATAGAGCTGAATGACCTACTAATCTCTTCTAGCAAAGGACAACACGAGCAAAAGACTCAGAGGGCAGAAGATGATATTGATGTTCATGATGCTATTGCTACTGGGGACTACATAGAGTTGAATGACCTACTGAGCTCAGAGGCCTCTGCATCAACTTCAGAAAACTCAAGCAAGCGGTCTATGATCTCTGAAGAGTACTTCGATTCTGATGCATTCCTGAGGGAGATTTTGAATGGCAGTAACACAACTGATGAACAAGATCAAGACCGAAAGTTTAGCATAGCTGCACCTACTAAATCGGCTAATGTTGTTATCAGTCCGTCAGAACAAG GGTTAGTTCAGATCCGTGATAACAATGCCACAGTGGCTGGAACTTCACCGCAAAAGCCAGTGCCAGGAGGTGACAGAGATCAACATTCAAGCAAGGGGTTTCAGGAGCACGGCCCTTCTCTATCTTCCTGTTTCCCAAGCAGTCATGTGAAACGAGGCCGTTCCAGTAGTTCTAGTAGCTCACAGAGCAGCATGTCTCAGAGAGAGCGATCTAGCAGTAAATTTGGAAAGATAGGAAAGAAGTACTGCTGCTTTGGATCATTCTAG
- the LOC133903423 gene encoding NAC domain-containing protein 37-like isoform X2, with protein sequence MTTMLPPIHGPCERLAALDISIRDSWSDEELVRFLAGRKAEDPLPQDVLAGLDFSVVDPRGFTDIWYLNWSDDQQPYDSAENSIRKAKNGYWKPLDSSRIPTSTAIIGVKIVLEFYEGQAPCGKRTGWVMHEYQVEQNDDANLPQDYKSLCKVFQQCDKKINVESGQNSLNADAPNDSLESYLQYLSKIEEPKTVAANDQDIFSSEGQHEQKAQSAADDIDVHDVIATGDYIELNDLLNFSSKGQHEQKTQSAADDIAVHDVIATEDYIELNDLLISSSKGQHEQKTQRAEDDIDVHDAIATGDYIELNDLLSSEASASTSENSSKRSMISEEYFDSDAFLREILNGSNTTDEQDQDRKFSIAAPTKSANVVISPSEQGLVQIRDNNATVAGTSPQKPVPGGDRDQHSSKGFQEHGPSLSSCFPSSHVKRGRSSSSSSSQSSMSQRERSSSKFGKIGKKYCCFGSF encoded by the exons AT GACAACGATGTTGCCCCCAATTCACGGGCCTTGTGAGAGGCTGGCAGCGCTTGACATCAGTATCAGAGATTCCTGGAGTGATGAGGAACTTGTGAGATTCTTGGCGGGGAGGAAAGCCGAGGACCCCCTTCCGCAAGACGTACTTGCGGGTTTGGACTTTTCTGTTGTTGATCCACGGGGTTTCACTG ACATATGGTACTTGAACTGGTCAGATGATCAGCAGCCTTATGACAGTGCTGAAAACAGTATCAGAAAGGCAAAAAATGGATACTGGAAACCTTTGGATTCGTCCAGAATACCAACAAGTACAGCTATCATTGGTGTCAAAATTGTTTTAGAGTTTTATGAAGGTCAAGCACCATGTGGTAAGAGAACTGGGTGGGTGATGCATGAATATCAGGTAGAACAGAATGATGATGCTAATCTACCACAG GATTACAAGTCTTTGTGTAAAGTATTCCAGCAGTGTGACAAAAAGATAAATGTTGAAAGTGGACAAAATTCTCTGAATGCAGATGCTCCTAATGATAGCTTGGAATCTTACCTTCAATATCTTTCCAAAATAGAGGAGCCAAAG ACTGTAGCTGCAAACGACCAGGATATATTTTCTAGCGAAGGACAGCATGAGCAAAAAGCTCAGAGTGCTGCAGATGATATTGATGTTCATGATGTTATTGCTACTGGGGACTACATAGAGCTGAATGACCTACTAAACTTTTCTAGCAAAGGACAGCATGAGCAAAAAACTCAGAGTGCTGCAGATGATATTGCTGTTCATGATGTTATTGCTACTGAGGACTACATAGAGCTGAATGACCTACTAATCTCTTCTAGCAAAGGACAACACGAGCAAAAGACTCAGAGGGCAGAAGATGATATTGATGTTCATGATGCTATTGCTACTGGGGACTACATAGAGTTGAATGACCTACTGAGCTCAGAGGCCTCTGCATCAACTTCAGAAAACTCAAGCAAGCGGTCTATGATCTCTGAAGAGTACTTCGATTCTGATGCATTCCTGAGGGAGATTTTGAATGGCAGTAACACAACTGATGAACAAGATCAAGACCGAAAGTTTAGCATAGCTGCACCTACTAAATCGGCTAATGTTGTTATCAGTCCGTCAGAACAAG GGTTAGTTCAGATCCGTGATAACAATGCCACAGTGGCTGGAACTTCACCGCAAAAGCCAGTGCCAGGAGGTGACAGAGATCAACATTCAAGCAAGGGGTTTCAGGAGCACGGCCCTTCTCTATCTTCCTGTTTCCCAAGCAGTCATGTGAAACGAGGCCGTTCCAGTAGTTCTAGTAGCTCACAGAGCAGCATGTCTCAGAGAGAGCGATCTAGCAGTAAATTTGGAAAGATAGGAAAGAAGTACTGCTGCTTTGGATCATTCTAG
- the LOC133903423 gene encoding NAC domain-containing protein 37-like isoform X1, with the protein MTTMLPPIHGPCERLAALDISIRDSWSDEELVRFLAGRKAEDPLPQDVLAGLDFSVVDPRGFTADIWYLNWSDDQQPYDSAENSIRKAKNGYWKPLDSSRIPTSTAIIGVKIVLEFYEGQAPCGKRTGWVMHEYQVEQNDDANLPQDYKSLCKVFQQCDKKINVESGQNSLNADAPNDSLESYLQYLSKIEEPKTVAANDQDIFSSEGQHEQKAQSAADDIDVHDVIATGDYIELNDLLNFSSKGQHEQKTQSAADDIAVHDVIATEDYIELNDLLISSSKGQHEQKTQRAEDDIDVHDAIATGDYIELNDLLSSEASASTSENSSKRSMISEEYFDSDAFLREILNGSNTTDEQDQDRKFSIAAPTKSANVVISPSEQGLVQIRDNNATVAGTSPQKPVPGGDRDQHSSKGFQEHGPSLSSCFPSSHVKRGRSSSSSSSQSSMSQRERSSSKFGKIGKKYCCFGSF; encoded by the exons AT GACAACGATGTTGCCCCCAATTCACGGGCCTTGTGAGAGGCTGGCAGCGCTTGACATCAGTATCAGAGATTCCTGGAGTGATGAGGAACTTGTGAGATTCTTGGCGGGGAGGAAAGCCGAGGACCCCCTTCCGCAAGACGTACTTGCGGGTTTGGACTTTTCTGTTGTTGATCCACGGGGTTTCACTG CAGACATATGGTACTTGAACTGGTCAGATGATCAGCAGCCTTATGACAGTGCTGAAAACAGTATCAGAAAGGCAAAAAATGGATACTGGAAACCTTTGGATTCGTCCAGAATACCAACAAGTACAGCTATCATTGGTGTCAAAATTGTTTTAGAGTTTTATGAAGGTCAAGCACCATGTGGTAAGAGAACTGGGTGGGTGATGCATGAATATCAGGTAGAACAGAATGATGATGCTAATCTACCACAG GATTACAAGTCTTTGTGTAAAGTATTCCAGCAGTGTGACAAAAAGATAAATGTTGAAAGTGGACAAAATTCTCTGAATGCAGATGCTCCTAATGATAGCTTGGAATCTTACCTTCAATATCTTTCCAAAATAGAGGAGCCAAAG ACTGTAGCTGCAAACGACCAGGATATATTTTCTAGCGAAGGACAGCATGAGCAAAAAGCTCAGAGTGCTGCAGATGATATTGATGTTCATGATGTTATTGCTACTGGGGACTACATAGAGCTGAATGACCTACTAAACTTTTCTAGCAAAGGACAGCATGAGCAAAAAACTCAGAGTGCTGCAGATGATATTGCTGTTCATGATGTTATTGCTACTGAGGACTACATAGAGCTGAATGACCTACTAATCTCTTCTAGCAAAGGACAACACGAGCAAAAGACTCAGAGGGCAGAAGATGATATTGATGTTCATGATGCTATTGCTACTGGGGACTACATAGAGTTGAATGACCTACTGAGCTCAGAGGCCTCTGCATCAACTTCAGAAAACTCAAGCAAGCGGTCTATGATCTCTGAAGAGTACTTCGATTCTGATGCATTCCTGAGGGAGATTTTGAATGGCAGTAACACAACTGATGAACAAGATCAAGACCGAAAGTTTAGCATAGCTGCACCTACTAAATCGGCTAATGTTGTTATCAGTCCGTCAGAACAAG GGTTAGTTCAGATCCGTGATAACAATGCCACAGTGGCTGGAACTTCACCGCAAAAGCCAGTGCCAGGAGGTGACAGAGATCAACATTCAAGCAAGGGGTTTCAGGAGCACGGCCCTTCTCTATCTTCCTGTTTCCCAAGCAGTCATGTGAAACGAGGCCGTTCCAGTAGTTCTAGTAGCTCACAGAGCAGCATGTCTCAGAGAGAGCGATCTAGCAGTAAATTTGGAAAGATAGGAAAGAAGTACTGCTGCTTTGGATCATTCTAG